A genomic segment from Colletotrichum higginsianum IMI 349063 chromosome 5, whole genome shotgun sequence encodes:
- a CDS encoding Polysaccharide export protein, whose product MPESDDIAYAETRPSSSIEDFDLDHEHKEPLLPGSASVSQRRGRGTIVAWLRGRPRSLLRRFRRQPRSLPRLLLRYTFLFVLFVLTATPIFFPSYTRHPKHYKDLRKRCLVSDSLSGCANLRNEKVFIAVSLFDPEGKITGGEWAKNVLDLIHMIGEDNTFLSIYENDSGDLGAAALDEFKKNVPCKHKIVSEGQVDYSAFPHVTLPDGSQRLKRLAYLSEMRNRALYPLDQSGHDPEVGTVKYDKILFLNDALFAPVDAAHLLFKTNAGEDGRAHYLSACSLDYDWNPFLEYDLYAQRDAEGYSNGIPIFPYFTGQGKAASRRAMVSQTDAVPVKSCWGGMVAMQAKWVQNVDKKMPTKDWQAVAHHVIDPDHPHNVTAPVRFRYEPELYFDACECCLFLADVTTVADKAGEPDMGVFVNPYVRVAYRKRTQRLEPLVRRWERLLALPQAIITHFSRFPTPNPHRQVVEGQRFTEEIYQRREGWKMVERTGRNGMFCGVREMQLIKEGPRNGRNWENHYDIPWDQQTLNFPL is encoded by the coding sequence ATGCCCGAATCCGACGACATTGCCTACGCCGAAACCCGGCCGTCCTCCTCCATAGAAGACTTCGATCTTGACCATGAACACAAGGAGCCACTACTGCCaggctcggcgtcggtgtcgCAAAGGAGGGGCCGGGGGACTATTGTCGCATGGCTCAGGGGCAGACCGCGGTCGTTGCTGAGAAGGTTCCGCCGTCAGCCTCGATCTCTTCCCCGGTTGCTGCTGCGGTACACTTTCTTGTTCGTCCTCTTTGTCCTCACGGCGACACCCATCTTCTTCCCGTCGTACACGCGCCATCCGAAGCACTACAAGGATCTGAGAAAGCGCTGTCTGGTGTCGGACAGCTTGTCCGGCTGCGCAAACCTACGGAACGAAAAGgtcttcatcgccgtcaGCCTGTTCGACCCCGAAGGCAAGATCACCGGGGGGGAGTGGGCGAAAAACGTATTGGATCTGATCCACATGATCGGGGAGGACAACACGTTCCTGAGCATATACGAGAACGACAGTGGCGATCTGGGTGCGGCAGCGTTGGACGAGTTCAAGAAGAACGTGCCATGCAAGCATAAGATCGTCAGCGAGGGCCAAGTCGACTACAGCGCGTTCCCTCACGTCACGCTACCCGACGGATCGCAACGGCTGAAGCGCCTGGCGTACCTGTCGGAGATGCGCAACCGCGCGCTCTACCCGCTAGACCAGTCCGGCCACGACCCCGAGGTCGGCACGGTAAAGTACGACAAGATCCTGTTCCTCAACGACGCGCTCTTTGcgcccgtcgacgccgctcACCTGCTCTTCAAAACCAACGCCGGCGAAGATGGCCGCGCCCACTACCTCTCGGCATGTTCCCTCGACTACGACTGGAACCCGTTCCTCGAGTACGACCTCTACGCCCAGCGCGACGCCGAAGGGTACTCGAACGGCATCCCCATCTTCCCCTACTTCACCGGCCAGGGCAAGGCCGCCTCGCGCAGGGCAATGGTGTCGCAGACGGACGCCGTGCCGGTCAAGAGCTGCTGGGGCGGCATGGTGGCGATGCAGGCGAAGTGGGTGCAGAATGTGGACAAGAAGATGCCGACCAAGGACTGGCAGGCCGTGGCGCACCACGTCATCGACCCGGATCACCCGCACAACgtgacggcgccggtgcgCTTCCGGTACGAGCCCGAGCTGTACTTTGACGCCTGCGAGTGCTGCCTgttcctcgccgacgtgACGACCGTGGCGGACAAGGCGGGCGAGCCCGACATGGGCGTGTTCGTGAACCCCTACGTGCGCGTGGCGTACCGCAAGCGGACGCAGCGCCTCGAGCCGCTGGTCCGCCGGTGGGAGCGGCTCTTGGCCCTGCCGCAGGCTATCATCACGCACTTCTCGCGGTTCCCGACGCCCAACCCGCACcgccaggtcgtcgagggccagCGGTTCACCGAGGAGATCTACCAGCGGCGTGAAGGGTGGAAGATGGTGGAGCGGACGGGGCGCAACGGCATGTTCTGCGGAGTCCGGGAGATGCAGCTCATCAAGGAGGGGCCGCGCAACGGACGCAACTGGGAGAACCATTACGACATCCCGTGGGACCAGCAGACGTTGAACTTTCCCCTCTAA